In the Treponema sp. J25 genome, one interval contains:
- a CDS encoding phosphoribosylformylglycinamidine synthase subunit PurQ, translating into MADTPIKRVYVEKRSGFDIEARHLRQDVAHFLGVQYPELTQLQEVRILHRYDVAHLTDEDFHRACSLVFAEPQCDSFFIQERVPHAEGASVFGIEYLPGQYDQRADSAEQCVELAVGVRPRVRCARIFVFRGPQGPLSTEALRAIKRYLINPVDSREAPLELPPTLDETTTEPSDVPEIVGFITMKDDELKAVLSRYELAMSLADLQFCQRYFSSIKRDPTLAELRVLDTYWSDHCRHTTFTTILEEVTFSEGAENEKLQHMWHRYTELRKELYGEAADTRRPPTLMDIATIGARYLKKQGLLQDQEESPEINACSIHVTARFTDGTAEPWLLMFKNETHNHPTEIEPFGGAATCLGGAIRDPLSGRAYVHQAMRISGGGDPRTPLQKTLPGKLPQLKIAREAAAGYSSYGNQIGLATGQVAEFYHPGFLAKRMELGAVIGAAPRAWVRREDPQPGDVVLLVGGKTGRDGIGGATGSSRAHTDSSVETAGAEVQKGNPVEERKLQRLFRNPAVTRMIKRCNDFGAGGVSVAIGELAPGLSIDLDRVPKKYEGLNGIELAISESQERMAVVVAPEQTEPFIQAAAAENLLAVPVATVTAEPCLRMYWQGKTIVDIERSFLDTNGAPRSTRVRGAPPLSEKEEHRVPPGSGSEGQESSPQPASSSTRPGKGPAPADSPQQGVPHTPTATGLQQSPSGEQISPSLTGKTRHLQGSPLFWDRPEGLLRAQPGTYTARALLDALERELRSLRSGSRRGLQERFDGSIGAASVLFPWGGKEQGTPECGMAALLPSLEKESRTASLFTFGYDPYLAEQSPYEGAKGAIREALAKFTCLGGNPWQARLSLQEYFPRCETPEKWGKPLAALLGALEAQLELRVPAIGGKDSMSGTYRDPRNHIELEVPPTLVAFAAGTTEASLVRSGALSGEEGNLLVLLYQTAENEWECFRKNMDLVQALTAQGAIRAAYPVQAGGVLVSLALMAFGNMTGVEVQAAAALLPDARWYQGSVLLEIDQSAFERPASAVQSLLEEHPSVKVVGRTLPKALFRLILDTGNEASLSEEENPERFVAEESLESLRRAYEYPLLQVYPQTSGGASAVEPAGETEALQLPLWQREKSNQQGPLFSAHPLRGLAPLVVLPVFPGTNCEWDMERAFRRAGARTKQVLFRNRDRQDVVESSRELAAAIREAQILAFSGGFSAGDEPEGSGKFIANALRSPLVREAVLYLLEKQDGLIIGICNGFQALIKVGLLPYGEYRDATAGMPTLTFNRIGRHVSRMVYTKVMSNRSPWLALEPVGTIHTIPVSHGEGRLAVEASMGAALFQAGQVPFCYVDQEGRPTMAEPWNPNGSAFAIEGLTSPDGKILGKMGHSERCGPFVHVNIPGNKEQRIFEAGIRYFAG; encoded by the coding sequence ATGGCAGACACACCTATCAAACGAGTATATGTCGAAAAAAGATCAGGTTTTGACATAGAAGCCCGTCATCTGCGCCAGGATGTGGCCCACTTTCTTGGAGTCCAATACCCTGAACTAACCCAGCTCCAGGAAGTACGGATTCTCCATCGGTACGATGTGGCACACCTTACGGATGAGGACTTCCACAGGGCCTGCTCATTGGTCTTTGCGGAACCCCAGTGTGACTCCTTTTTCATTCAAGAAAGGGTACCCCATGCAGAAGGGGCCAGCGTGTTCGGCATTGAATACCTCCCGGGTCAGTACGACCAGCGGGCCGATTCGGCAGAACAATGTGTAGAACTTGCCGTAGGGGTCCGCCCCCGGGTTCGCTGCGCCCGAATTTTTGTTTTTCGGGGCCCCCAGGGCCCCCTCTCGACAGAGGCCCTCAGGGCCATAAAGCGATACCTTATCAATCCGGTAGATTCCCGAGAGGCTCCCTTAGAGCTACCGCCAACCCTGGATGAAACGACAACCGAACCATCCGATGTGCCTGAAATAGTGGGGTTTATCACCATGAAGGATGATGAACTAAAAGCCGTCCTTTCCCGTTATGAATTAGCCATGTCTCTGGCGGACCTTCAGTTTTGTCAACGGTACTTTTCTTCTATCAAACGGGATCCTACCCTGGCGGAACTACGGGTGTTAGACACCTATTGGTCAGACCATTGTCGACACACCACCTTCACTACCATTTTAGAAGAGGTCACCTTTAGTGAAGGAGCGGAAAACGAAAAACTCCAGCACATGTGGCACCGCTATACGGAACTTAGAAAAGAACTGTACGGAGAAGCTGCTGATACCCGGCGACCTCCAACGTTAATGGATATAGCCACCATCGGGGCTCGGTACTTAAAGAAACAGGGGTTGCTCCAGGATCAGGAAGAGTCCCCTGAAATCAACGCCTGCTCTATTCATGTAACCGCCCGCTTTACCGATGGGACCGCAGAACCCTGGCTCCTCATGTTTAAGAACGAAACCCACAATCATCCTACCGAAATAGAACCCTTCGGGGGGGCCGCCACCTGTCTTGGAGGAGCCATCCGGGATCCCCTTTCAGGGCGGGCTTATGTGCATCAGGCGATGCGAATAAGCGGCGGCGGGGATCCCCGGACACCCCTGCAGAAAACCCTTCCAGGGAAGCTCCCCCAACTGAAGATAGCCCGGGAAGCGGCGGCGGGGTACTCTTCTTATGGGAACCAGATAGGGCTTGCCACCGGTCAGGTAGCGGAATTCTATCATCCCGGCTTTCTTGCGAAACGAATGGAACTCGGCGCCGTGATTGGGGCGGCTCCCCGGGCATGGGTCCGGCGAGAGGACCCCCAACCAGGGGATGTGGTGCTCCTGGTGGGAGGGAAGACCGGTCGCGACGGCATTGGGGGAGCCACCGGCTCTTCCCGGGCCCACACGGATAGTTCTGTGGAGACCGCCGGCGCCGAAGTCCAGAAGGGAAACCCCGTGGAAGAACGTAAACTGCAGCGCCTTTTCCGAAATCCGGCAGTAACCCGGATGATAAAGCGCTGTAATGACTTCGGCGCCGGCGGGGTCTCGGTGGCCATCGGAGAATTGGCCCCGGGCCTTTCCATCGACCTTGACCGGGTTCCCAAAAAATACGAAGGCCTGAACGGGATTGAGCTTGCCATTTCTGAGTCTCAGGAACGGATGGCCGTGGTAGTGGCCCCGGAGCAGACGGAGCCTTTTATTCAGGCCGCAGCGGCAGAAAACCTTTTGGCCGTACCGGTGGCTACCGTAACAGCAGAGCCGTGCCTTCGGATGTACTGGCAGGGGAAAACCATTGTAGACATAGAACGGTCCTTCCTTGATACGAACGGGGCGCCCCGGTCGACCAGGGTACGGGGCGCCCCTCCTCTCTCAGAGAAAGAGGAGCATCGCGTCCCACCGGGCTCCGGATCGGAAGGACAAGAATCTTCCCCACAACCGGCGTCTTCCTCCACCCGCCCCGGGAAAGGCCCGGCGCCGGCAGATTCTCCGCAGCAGGGGGTACCCCATACCCCCACCGCAACAGGCCTCCAGCAATCCCCATCTGGAGAACAGATATCTCCCTCTTTGACAGGGAAAACCAGACATTTGCAGGGGAGCCCCCTTTTCTGGGACCGTCCTGAGGGGCTCCTCAGGGCTCAGCCAGGGACATACACCGCCCGGGCCCTACTCGACGCCCTTGAACGGGAACTGCGGTCCCTGCGGAGTGGAAGCCGCCGGGGGCTTCAGGAACGCTTTGATGGATCTATCGGAGCCGCTTCAGTTCTTTTCCCCTGGGGTGGGAAAGAACAGGGAACACCGGAATGCGGTATGGCGGCCCTGCTTCCTTCATTAGAAAAAGAAAGCCGGACCGCGAGTCTTTTCACCTTTGGATACGATCCCTATCTGGCGGAACAAAGTCCCTACGAAGGAGCAAAGGGGGCAATCCGGGAAGCCCTGGCAAAATTTACCTGTCTCGGGGGAAATCCCTGGCAGGCCCGCCTTTCCCTGCAGGAATATTTTCCCCGCTGTGAAACCCCTGAAAAGTGGGGGAAGCCCCTGGCAGCCCTGTTGGGGGCCCTCGAGGCTCAGCTCGAATTACGGGTTCCCGCCATTGGCGGTAAAGACAGCATGTCCGGTACCTACCGGGACCCCAGGAATCACATTGAGCTTGAGGTTCCCCCCACCCTTGTGGCCTTTGCGGCGGGGACCACCGAGGCATCCCTCGTTCGATCCGGCGCTCTTTCGGGGGAAGAAGGGAATCTCCTGGTGTTGCTGTATCAAACAGCAGAAAATGAATGGGAGTGTTTTCGCAAGAACATGGATCTCGTTCAGGCCCTTACCGCTCAGGGGGCGATTAGGGCCGCCTATCCCGTCCAGGCCGGTGGGGTCCTCGTAAGCCTTGCCCTTATGGCTTTTGGGAACATGACGGGAGTGGAGGTTCAGGCAGCAGCGGCTTTGCTTCCTGATGCAAGATGGTATCAGGGTTCGGTGCTTCTTGAAATAGATCAGAGCGCCTTTGAACGTCCTGCTTCGGCGGTTCAGTCTCTTCTGGAGGAACACCCCTCCGTAAAGGTTGTGGGACGCACCCTCCCTAAAGCCCTGTTCCGCCTGATTCTCGATACCGGCAATGAAGCATCCCTTTCTGAGGAAGAAAACCCAGAACGGTTCGTGGCTGAAGAGTCCCTGGAAAGTCTCAGACGGGCCTATGAATATCCTCTGTTGCAGGTGTATCCCCAGACCTCAGGGGGCGCAAGCGCTGTAGAACCTGCAGGCGAAACGGAGGCCCTTCAGCTTCCCCTATGGCAGAGGGAAAAGTCGAACCAACAGGGGCCTCTATTTTCTGCCCATCCCCTGCGGGGGCTTGCACCGCTGGTGGTCCTGCCGGTTTTTCCGGGGACAAATTGTGAATGGGACATGGAACGGGCCTTTCGTCGGGCCGGGGCCCGAACCAAGCAGGTCCTCTTCCGCAATCGGGACCGACAGGATGTGGTGGAATCAAGCCGGGAGCTAGCGGCCGCCATCCGAGAAGCCCAGATTCTTGCATTTTCAGGGGGCTTCAGCGCAGGTGATGAACCGGAAGGGTCGGGCAAATTCATTGCCAATGCTCTACGCTCCCCCCTGGTACGAGAGGCGGTGCTTTATCTGCTAGAAAAGCAGGATGGGCTTATCATCGGCATTTGTAATGGGTTTCAGGCCCTGATTAAGGTGGGTCTTTTGCCCTATGGTGAATACCGGGACGCCACGGCAGGCATGCCCACCCTTACCTTTAACCGGATTGGGCGCCATGTGTCCCGGATGGTCTACACAAAGGTGATGTCTAACCGTTCCCCCTGGCTCGCATTAGAACCCGTCGGGACCATCCACACTATTCCCGTCAGCCATGGAGAAGGGCGCCTCGCCGTGGAAGCATCGATGGGAGCGGCATTGTTCCAGGCAGGGCAGGTCCCATTCTGTTACGTAGACCAGGAGGGCCGCCCTACCATGGCAGAGCCCTGGAATCCCAACGGTTCAGCCTTTGCTATCGAAGGACTTACCAGCCCTGACGGCAAAATCCTGGGGAAAATGGGCCATTCGGAGCGCTGCGGCCCCTTTGTCCATGTGAATATTCCAGGCAACAAGGAGCAGCGGATTTTTGAAGCGGGGATACGCTATTTTGCAGGATAA
- a CDS encoding helix-turn-helix domain-containing protein, with product MILITALAFAGAFQGVLILLLILTKYRHPKNFALALLVLFFSLRLGTIPTWNASIMAEHRWLWPVLTTLPFLFGPLLLWAVYSIGEHETTTLPGLWVHFIPYGISVVGLSIFIFFTPNHTYQAFIQQIFYKTPPLWAMIFNCSKVLLNISYVSAALILSFGKRSRRLSSIHRLWLRLLTITSGITLLFFSYVALHPQATANFTTGNILPFLFLAITMALLLYGITFLVLLSPAFLEEGGIPLSYKGVSPCLEEECKNLAQQALDKLQQGIFKNPTISERLLAKQLAVHPNRLSLAINYTFRLPFRRLLNQQRLSYFQEEVKKGALEHKSILQLAYEAGFPSKSTFNRVFKEELGITPSDFEKGKNPTTRGKNQQTMMMR from the coding sequence ATGATACTCATTACTGCCTTAGCTTTTGCGGGGGCATTTCAAGGGGTACTCATTCTTCTGCTTATTTTGACTAAATATCGACACCCTAAGAATTTTGCCCTGGCTCTTCTTGTGTTATTCTTTTCCCTTCGTTTGGGTACCATCCCTACCTGGAATGCATCGATTATGGCAGAGCATCGATGGTTGTGGCCGGTCCTTACAACACTGCCCTTCTTATTCGGGCCCCTTCTCCTGTGGGCGGTCTATTCTATCGGAGAACATGAAACAACCACCCTTCCTGGTTTATGGGTGCATTTTATTCCCTACGGTATAAGTGTGGTTGGTCTTTCAATCTTTATTTTCTTCACCCCAAACCACACATACCAGGCATTTATCCAGCAAATATTTTACAAGACTCCTCCCCTCTGGGCGATGATTTTTAACTGCAGTAAGGTGTTGCTCAACATCTCATATGTGAGCGCCGCTCTCATTCTCTCCTTTGGGAAAAGAAGCAGGCGGCTTTCTTCGATTCATCGTTTGTGGCTAAGGCTGCTCACCATTACTTCTGGAATAACCCTGCTTTTTTTCTCCTACGTAGCGTTACATCCCCAGGCAACAGCGAATTTTACCACAGGGAATATCCTCCCCTTTCTGTTTCTCGCCATAACGATGGCCCTTTTATTATATGGAATTACCTTTCTGGTGCTTCTTTCGCCGGCTTTTCTCGAAGAAGGGGGTATTCCCCTTTCGTATAAAGGAGTTTCTCCTTGCCTCGAAGAAGAGTGTAAGAATTTAGCCCAGCAGGCCCTGGATAAACTGCAGCAGGGGATCTTCAAAAATCCCACTATTTCTGAACGTCTTTTAGCAAAACAGCTAGCGGTGCATCCTAACAGACTTTCCCTGGCCATTAACTACACCTTTCGTCTTCCCTTTAGAAGATTATTAAACCAGCAACGGCTTTCGTATTTTCAGGAGGAAGTAAAAAAGGGGGCATTAGAGCATAAAAGTATCCTCCAGCTCGCCTATGAAGCGGGGTTCCCCTCTAAAAGCACCTTTAATAGAGTGTTTAAAGAAGAACTGGGAATAACGCCGTCAGATTTTGAAAAGGGGAAAAACCCCACGACTCGGGGAAAGAATCAACAAACAATGATGATGAGGTAA
- a CDS encoding flavin reductase family protein → MDYHSIPPEKAYTLLNPGGIVFVCTRNALGIDNLAPIAWSCPLDYEPVSRVLLVLDPGHATTLNIEYQKEFALALPTYNQKQLVEQTGSVSGKTVDKYDRFDIPTVRGEKVQIRLPADAAAYLECRLLQIQQIGSIAVVAGEVLCARAVKDAWKLRLHYAGDGLYYRPGEEV, encoded by the coding sequence ATGGATTATCACAGCATACCACCTGAGAAGGCCTATACCCTCCTTAATCCGGGGGGCATTGTCTTTGTATGTACCAGGAATGCCCTGGGTATCGATAACCTTGCTCCCATTGCCTGGTCCTGTCCCCTCGATTATGAGCCCGTCTCACGGGTGCTCCTCGTGCTCGACCCTGGCCACGCAACTACTCTTAACATTGAATACCAAAAAGAATTTGCCCTGGCCCTTCCTACGTATAACCAGAAACAGCTTGTGGAACAGACCGGTTCCGTTTCAGGCAAAACGGTGGATAAGTATGACCGTTTTGATATTCCTACGGTAAGGGGAGAAAAGGTACAGATTCGCCTTCCCGCCGATGCGGCGGCCTATCTGGAGTGCCGGCTTTTGCAAATTCAGCAGATAGGTTCGATAGCGGTGGTGGCAGGGGAAGTACTCTGCGCCCGGGCGGTAAAGGACGCATGGAAACTCCGGCTTCACTATGCAGGAGATGGACTGTACTACCGACCGGGAGAAGAGGTATAA
- a CDS encoding endo-1,4-beta-xylanase, which translates to MYKQSFVWVLGGLLMMSCMTTEKEISVGASLQKGPPKPLPGVWRGLDAYELRDDLALKDVFAPYFLMGAAINGISNETASITHEGMAALLKKHFNSTTLSNLMKPVYLLDEGATKKNPDGLPVCKFDTVEPALQFCKENAIKMRGHTLVWHVQTPRWFFHVNYDEAKPLADASTMERRLESYIQQVLTYTQKKYPGVIYCWDVVNEAVADGGGLRVDSPWYQTMGAGYIEKAFFYARKYADKNVALFYNDYNVFEPPKRSTILEVVESLKQKGLIDGIGLQPTVGLEYPELDSTSAPNSFRNTLQIFARTGLQLQVTELNFKIDGPITPQRLRQQAQRYHEMMYLLLKMDTDNGGPCNITSVTVFGLCDDYPLYKDFKQNLYLWDKDCRPKEAFYAYLQAGLDWKESQRK; encoded by the coding sequence ATGTATAAACAGAGTTTTGTATGGGTGCTCGGAGGATTGTTAATGATGAGTTGTATGACCACAGAAAAAGAAATTTCTGTCGGAGCGTCCCTTCAAAAAGGCCCGCCAAAACCTCTCCCTGGGGTCTGGCGTGGACTGGACGCCTATGAACTACGGGATGACCTGGCCTTAAAAGATGTGTTTGCTCCCTATTTCCTTATGGGAGCTGCCATCAATGGAATCTCTAATGAGACGGCGTCTATAACCCACGAAGGCATGGCCGCCCTGTTAAAAAAGCATTTCAATAGTACCACCCTGTCCAATTTGATGAAGCCTGTGTACTTGCTCGATGAAGGGGCCACTAAGAAGAATCCCGACGGACTGCCGGTATGTAAATTCGATACGGTGGAACCGGCTTTGCAGTTCTGTAAAGAGAATGCGATTAAAATGCGGGGGCATACGCTGGTCTGGCATGTCCAGACCCCCAGGTGGTTTTTTCATGTAAATTACGATGAGGCAAAACCCCTGGCCGATGCCAGCACCATGGAACGACGCCTGGAAAGCTATATTCAGCAGGTGCTAACCTACACCCAAAAAAAATATCCCGGTGTTATATATTGTTGGGATGTGGTAAACGAGGCTGTAGCGGATGGGGGAGGCCTTAGGGTTGATAGCCCCTGGTACCAGACGATGGGGGCAGGATATATTGAAAAGGCCTTTTTTTACGCCCGAAAATATGCCGATAAGAATGTAGCCCTTTTTTATAACGATTATAATGTTTTTGAACCACCGAAACGCTCTACTATATTGGAAGTAGTGGAATCATTAAAGCAAAAAGGATTAATCGATGGTATTGGTCTTCAGCCTACCGTAGGACTTGAGTATCCTGAATTAGATTCCACAAGCGCTCCGAACAGTTTTAGAAATACGCTGCAGATATTTGCCCGAACGGGTTTACAACTGCAGGTCACGGAACTTAACTTTAAGATTGATGGGCCCATAACGCCCCAACGGTTGCGACAACAGGCCCAGCGCTACCATGAAATGATGTATCTCCTTCTTAAGATGGATACGGATAACGGGGGACCGTGCAATATTACCAGTGTCACCGTTTTTGGCCTCTGTGATGACTATCCTCTGTATAAAGACTTTAAGCAGAACCTCTATTTGTGGGATAAAGACTGCCGTCCCAAAGAAGCCTTTTACGCCTACCTTCAGGCGGGACTCGATTGGAAAGAGAGTCAGCGCAAGTGA
- a CDS encoding response regulator, with translation MVEPTIEKNDTVPTILIAEDSKVQAQALRSLLEHRGFRVFAAENGARALKILFLEPVHLVISDVVMPEMDGYALCRAIKNDEKLHHIPVILVTALSEPEDIIRGIESGADSFIPKPYKEEFLFERIEAHLHRKVFDPADQQNQAFTVSIGGTQYRLNANRAQLFNLLIASYEASLYRARELERMYRELLEAQQRIASLEGILPMCSNCKRIRDEKGQWYPVEEFIEAKEGQNVSHGLCPDCAKKLLSSES, from the coding sequence ATGGTGGAGCCAACGATAGAAAAAAACGATACTGTTCCCACTATCCTTATCGCCGAAGACAGCAAGGTTCAGGCTCAGGCGTTGCGGTCCCTCCTGGAACATCGGGGTTTTCGGGTTTTTGCCGCTGAAAATGGGGCCCGGGCGCTTAAGATTCTGTTCCTTGAACCGGTACATCTGGTAATCAGTGATGTGGTGATGCCTGAAATGGATGGGTATGCCCTCTGCCGGGCTATAAAGAACGATGAAAAACTGCATCACATCCCCGTTATTCTGGTCACTGCCCTTTCTGAGCCAGAAGACATCATTCGGGGTATCGAGAGTGGAGCCGATAGCTTTATCCCCAAGCCATACAAAGAAGAATTCTTATTTGAACGGATTGAAGCCCATCTTCATAGGAAGGTTTTTGACCCGGCGGATCAACAAAATCAGGCATTTACGGTATCTATCGGTGGTACCCAATACCGATTGAATGCGAACAGGGCCCAGCTCTTTAACCTGCTTATTGCAAGTTATGAAGCCTCTTTGTACCGGGCACGGGAGCTAGAACGGATGTATCGGGAACTCCTAGAGGCCCAGCAGCGCATCGCAAGCCTGGAGGGAATCCTTCCCATGTGCAGCAACTGTAAGCGCATCCGGGATGAAAAAGGCCAGTGGTATCCTGTAGAAGAATTTATCGAAGCGAAGGAAGGGCAAAACGTGTCCCATGGACTTTGCCCTGATTGTGCAAAAAAGCTCTTAAGTTCGGAGTCGTAA
- a CDS encoding proline--tRNA ligase, with the protein MKFSQTFIPTLREVPADAVIASHVLMLRAAMMRKLSNGLFAYLPLGLRSFRKVEQIIREEMDAIGALEIKPPVVVPGEIWKESGRWDTMGEAMLRVKNRLGADFVVSPTAEEAFTALVRDELSSYRQLPLTLYQINTKYRDEIRPRYGVMRGREFTMKDAYSFHTNEQSLDEVYQAMGRAYRRIFKRCGLTVIPVKADTGAMGGTGSEEFMVESEIGDNTLILCKGCDYAANVEKATCQRDFTLRTVDEARSRAATTPPIEKIETPSVRTIEELCSFLKTDATKFIKTLIYRALNVELDLSNAPGCAHLQPHQAAPDAPKTYPEAFFAVAIRGDLDVNETKLAAVLKASEVQLASDGDVERLTDAPVGFAGPVGLTKVPVVIDESVTDMPDAITGALAKDLHYAHVAYGRDFTAWLVADVRTVKAGDCCVQCGGTLYEKKGNELGHIFKLGYKYTVSMHVTYLDEAGKSQIPLMGCYGIGVDRTLASIIEEHHDDDGIIWPMSVAPYHVIIVPIKYDGQVQTITDELAANLEKVGIEVLVDDRDERPGVKFKDADLIGIPLRVVVGEKNLPRVEVKIRGEKENRLLAFEEAQSFLIDYVRSELARLAN; encoded by the coding sequence ATGAAGTTTTCCCAAACCTTTATTCCGACCCTGCGGGAGGTTCCCGCCGATGCGGTTATTGCCAGCCATGTGTTGATGCTGCGGGCCGCCATGATGCGAAAGTTATCGAATGGTCTTTTTGCGTATTTGCCCCTGGGGCTCCGTTCGTTTCGAAAGGTAGAGCAAATTATTCGGGAAGAAATGGACGCTATTGGGGCCCTGGAGATAAAACCCCCCGTGGTGGTGCCGGGGGAAATATGGAAGGAATCGGGCCGCTGGGATACCATGGGCGAGGCCATGCTCCGGGTAAAAAACCGGCTCGGTGCTGATTTCGTGGTTTCCCCCACCGCAGAAGAGGCCTTTACTGCCCTGGTCCGGGACGAACTGAGCAGTTATCGCCAGCTCCCTCTGACGCTCTATCAGATTAACACTAAATATCGGGATGAAATCCGTCCCCGGTACGGCGTAATGCGGGGCCGGGAATTTACCATGAAGGATGCCTATTCGTTCCACACGAATGAACAAAGCCTGGATGAGGTATACCAGGCCATGGGGCGGGCCTATCGGCGTATATTTAAGCGTTGTGGGCTTACGGTTATCCCCGTAAAGGCTGACACCGGCGCCATGGGGGGAACCGGTTCTGAAGAATTCATGGTGGAAAGCGAGATAGGCGACAATACCCTTATCTTATGCAAAGGATGCGATTACGCGGCAAACGTAGAAAAAGCCACCTGTCAACGGGATTTTACCCTGCGAACGGTGGACGAAGCGAGGTCCCGGGCGGCTACCACGCCCCCCATTGAAAAGATAGAAACCCCTTCGGTACGCACCATCGAAGAACTCTGTTCATTCCTTAAAACCGATGCCACTAAATTTATCAAGACCCTCATATATCGGGCCCTGAATGTGGAACTCGATTTATCAAATGCCCCGGGCTGTGCCCACCTTCAGCCTCATCAGGCTGCGCCCGATGCGCCTAAGACCTATCCCGAGGCGTTCTTTGCGGTGGCTATTCGGGGCGACCTGGATGTAAACGAAACAAAACTGGCGGCAGTGCTCAAGGCCTCGGAAGTGCAACTGGCCAGCGATGGTGATGTGGAGCGCCTTACCGACGCGCCGGTAGGTTTTGCGGGTCCCGTGGGGCTTACCAAAGTACCTGTCGTGATTGATGAGAGTGTTACTGATATGCCCGATGCTATTACCGGAGCCCTCGCGAAGGACCTCCATTATGCCCATGTGGCCTATGGTCGGGATTTTACGGCCTGGCTGGTAGCGGATGTGCGGACAGTAAAGGCCGGCGATTGTTGTGTCCAGTGTGGCGGAACGCTTTACGAAAAGAAAGGGAACGAATTAGGCCATATCTTTAAGCTGGGGTACAAATATACGGTCAGCATGCACGTAACCTACCTGGATGAGGCCGGTAAAAGCCAGATTCCCCTGATGGGCTGTTACGGAATAGGGGTTGATCGAACCCTTGCCTCTATAATCGAAGAACACCACGATGATGATGGTATTATCTGGCCCATGTCGGTGGCGCCCTACCATGTGATTATCGTGCCCATCAAGTATGATGGCCAGGTCCAGACTATTACCGATGAGCTTGCCGCGAATCTTGAAAAAGTAGGGATAGAAGTCCTGGTGGATGATCGGGATGAACGGCCCGGGGTTAAGTTTAAGGATGCGGACCTTATCGGGATTCCTCTGCGGGTGGTGGTGGGCGAAAAGAACCTTCCCAGGGTAGAAGTAAAAATCCGGGGAGAAAAGGAGAATCGCCTCCTAGCCTTTGAGGAAGCCCAGAGCTTCCTGATTGACTATGTACGTTCAGAATTGGCCCGTCTAGCGAACTAA
- a CDS encoding 4Fe-4S binding protein — MNRTDSVIQHKKWPSVLSVVFVAIVSVGGYFFPFLGFLVIMLIILAVGLSFRYTRYFCGKVCPNGTYLTAVLGKVSRKHRLPPWLYAPELRRALCGFMFFCMINLIARFGQTWAQIGRIFWAIYILSVGISSLLGFFFKPRAWCALCPMGTLQETLGSIKKQ; from the coding sequence ATGAATAGAACAGATAGCGTAATCCAACATAAAAAATGGCCCTCTGTCCTATCGGTTGTTTTTGTCGCAATAGTAAGTGTGGGCGGTTATTTTTTCCCTTTCTTGGGGTTTTTGGTGATCATGTTGATAATTCTGGCGGTGGGGCTTAGTTTTCGGTATACCCGTTATTTTTGCGGGAAGGTATGCCCTAATGGCACCTATCTTACGGCGGTTCTGGGGAAGGTTTCCAGAAAGCATCGGCTGCCACCGTGGTTGTATGCGCCAGAGCTTCGGAGAGCCCTTTGTGGGTTTATGTTTTTTTGTATGATAAACCTCATAGCCCGTTTTGGTCAGACATGGGCCCAGATTGGGCGGATTTTTTGGGCTATTTACATTCTCTCGGTAGGTATTAGTTCTCTACTGGGTTTTTTCTTTAAACCTCGCGCCTGGTGTGCCCTTTGCCCCATGGGGACCCTTCAAGAAACCCTGGGATCGATAAAGAAACAATAG
- a CDS encoding DUF190 domain-containing protein, with protein MHFEEDDVLLRIYLGESDMYHGRPVYEQIVLKARELKLSGATVLRGIMGFGAHSHMHSAGILTLSGDLPIVIEIVDKEEKIDMLLPFLDEIMGEGLVTKESIHVYRYRKEK; from the coding sequence GTGCATTTTGAAGAAGATGATGTGCTCCTGAGAATTTATCTGGGCGAATCCGACATGTATCATGGGCGGCCCGTGTATGAACAGATAGTTCTTAAGGCACGGGAACTAAAGCTCTCGGGTGCTACGGTTTTACGGGGGATTATGGGCTTTGGTGCCCACAGCCATATGCATTCCGCGGGGATCCTTACCCTTTCGGGGGACCTCCCTATTGTAATTGAAATAGTCGACAAGGAAGAAAAGATAGACATGCTCCTCCCCTTCCTGGATGAAATTATGGGAGAAGGGCTGGTTACGAAAGAATCCATCCATGTGTATCGATACCGGAAGGAGAAATAG